A section of the Deinococcus multiflagellatus genome encodes:
- a CDS encoding family 1 glycosylhydrolase: protein MTTFADSWLWGVGLGPGPLDAADLGLLRELGVQAACLTAPWAQLQPTGRGRLNAGTLAALDRLTDDLLTLGAQPWLSLDGALPPAVDAAGGWLARDTAHRFQDYAYLVGEALADRAAAVFTLWPALGTPPAPPALHSFPAHHHRLLGHGLATRALREAGARQLGLGHHFAPAWPARDHDADEQAAALVAAWRNDLCTGPVRRGAYPAPVLEVLGERTPALLDAVRPGDLETIAAPLDLLGVGYDQPAWVQARPGAPLGLDVGLVPDRERTGAPGSEGLTQVLTDLKAQLGEAGPPLVVALGGVWAEAPLPDGRVPDSGRVRFLEGHVQAVADAAARGVGVRGVLVGELLDRGEGLGLVRVDGGTGERVRKGSFGWVAGVVRGG from the coding sequence ATGACCACCTTTGCCGACTCCTGGCTGTGGGGCGTGGGCCTGGGCCCGGGGCCCCTGGACGCCGCCGATCTGGGCCTGCTGCGCGAACTGGGCGTGCAGGCCGCCTGTCTGACCGCGCCCTGGGCCCAGTTGCAGCCCACTGGCCGGGGCCGCCTGAATGCCGGCACGCTGGCCGCCCTTGACCGCCTGACCGACGACCTGCTGACCCTGGGCGCGCAGCCGTGGCTGAGCCTGGACGGCGCGCTGCCCCCCGCTGTTGACGCCGCCGGAGGCTGGCTGGCCCGCGACACGGCCCACCGCTTTCAGGACTACGCCTATCTGGTGGGCGAGGCCCTGGCCGACCGCGCGGCGGCTGTGTTCACCCTGTGGCCGGCGCTGGGCACGCCCCCGGCACCGCCGGCCCTGCACAGCTTTCCGGCGCACCATCACCGCCTGCTGGGGCACGGCCTGGCCACCCGGGCGCTGCGCGAGGCCGGCGCGCGGCAGCTTGGCCTGGGCCACCATTTCGCCCCGGCGTGGCCTGCCCGCGACCACGACGCCGACGAGCAGGCCGCCGCCCTGGTGGCCGCGTGGCGCAACGACCTGTGCACCGGGCCCGTGCGGCGCGGCGCCTACCCTGCCCCAGTGCTGGAGGTGCTGGGCGAACGCACCCCTGCCCTGCTGGACGCCGTGCGCCCCGGGGACCTGGAGACCATCGCGGCGCCGCTGGACCTGCTGGGCGTGGGCTACGACCAGCCGGCCTGGGTGCAGGCCCGCCCGGGTGCGCCGCTGGGGCTGGACGTGGGCCTGGTGCCTGACCGCGAGCGCACCGGCGCCCCAGGGTCCGAGGGGCTGACCCAGGTGCTGACTGACCTGAAGGCACAACTGGGCGAGGCAGGGCCGCCGCTGGTGGTGGCGCTGGGGGGCGTGTGGGCCGAGGCCCCTTTACCGGACGGCCGGGTGCCGGACAGTGGGCGGGTTCGGTTTCTGGAGGGGCATGTTCAGGCGGTGGCGGACGCGGCGGCGCGGGGGGTGGGGGTGCGGGGGGTTCTTGTGGGGGAACTGCTGGACCGGGGGGAAGGGTTGGGGTTGGTGCGGGTGGATGGGGGGACGGGAGAGAGGGTTCGGAAGGGGAGTTTTGGGTGGGTGGCAGGGGTGGTTCGGGGGGGATGA
- the nth gene encoding endonuclease III has translation MTANLAAQRPRGAGARAAQVLGALEALYPDARTELDFQTPFELLVATVLSAQATDVSVNAATPALFAAYPDAHTMSQAQPEDLEPLIRRIGLYRAKARNLAALARLLVERHGGEVPNDFNAVVALPGAGRKTANVVLSNAYGYPAIAVDTHVGRLSRRLGLSVQTNPDKVEADLQALFPRERWVFLHHALILHGRRVCTARKPDCPGCVMNTFCPKVGVT, from the coding sequence ATGACAGCCAACCTTGCGGCGCAGCGGCCACGGGGCGCGGGGGCGCGGGCCGCCCAGGTGCTGGGGGCGTTAGAGGCCCTGTACCCCGACGCCCGCACCGAACTGGACTTTCAGACCCCCTTTGAACTGCTGGTGGCCACCGTGCTCAGCGCCCAGGCCACAGACGTGAGCGTGAACGCCGCCACCCCCGCCCTGTTTGCCGCCTACCCCGACGCCCACACCATGAGCCAGGCCCAGCCCGAGGACCTGGAGCCCCTGATTCGCCGCATTGGCCTGTACCGCGCCAAGGCCCGGAATCTGGCGGCGCTGGCCCGCCTGCTGGTGGAGCGCCACGGCGGCGAGGTGCCCAACGACTTTAACGCCGTGGTGGCCCTGCCCGGCGCCGGGCGCAAAACAGCGAATGTGGTCCTCAGCAACGCTTACGGCTACCCGGCCATTGCCGTGGACACCCATGTGGGGCGCCTGAGCCGCCGCCTGGGCCTGAGCGTGCAGACCAATCCCGACAAGGTGGAGGCCGACCTGCAGGCACTCTTTCCACGCGAGCGCTGGGTCTTCCTGCACCACGCCCTGATTCTGCATGGGCGCCGGGTGTGCACCGCGCGCAAGCCCGACTGTCCGGGCTGCGTCATGAACACCTTCTGTCCCAAAGTGGGGGTGACGTGA
- a CDS encoding asparaginase: MSTPAPRLAVIHTGGTIASRPSPDGRGLTPQQPPSLPGLDGVQVTDAQPFNLPSPHVTPVHMGQLAALIRDLAPAHDGVVVTHGTDTLEETAFALHLLLDVPIPVVLTGSMRHAEEVSWDGPANLLDAAHVALHPSSRGRGPLVVIGGDIFDARTVTKIHTTAVDAFGGYPGPIGRIDREGVRARVHYFAMPEPRATYHPAHLTSRVDILYAYAGWTGEGYAEAAERADGLVIAALGTGNLPAELLPLIQATEKPVVIATRTHAGPVLPVYGYAGGGATLVAAGAIPASFLNAHKARVLLLILLGQGLDREQIAAVFDRDEF, translated from the coding sequence ATGTCCACCCCTGCCCCCCGCCTCGCGGTGATTCACACGGGCGGCACCATTGCCAGCCGCCCCAGCCCCGACGGGCGCGGCCTGACCCCGCAGCAGCCCCCCAGCCTGCCCGGCCTGGACGGGGTGCAGGTCACAGACGCCCAGCCCTTCAACCTGCCCAGCCCGCATGTGACCCCGGTGCACATGGGGCAGCTGGCGGCCCTGATCCGGGACCTGGCCCCAGCGCACGACGGCGTGGTGGTCACGCACGGCACCGACACACTGGAAGAAACGGCCTTTGCCCTGCACCTCCTGCTGGACGTGCCCATTCCGGTGGTCCTGACTGGCAGCATGCGCCACGCCGAGGAGGTGTCCTGGGACGGCCCGGCGAATCTGCTGGACGCCGCACATGTGGCCCTGCACCCCAGCAGCCGGGGCCGGGGGCCGCTGGTGGTGATTGGCGGCGACATTTTCGATGCCCGTACCGTGACCAAGATTCACACCACCGCCGTGGACGCCTTTGGCGGCTACCCGGGGCCCATAGGCCGCATTGACCGCGAGGGGGTGCGTGCCCGGGTGCATTACTTCGCCATGCCAGAGCCGCGCGCCACCTACCACCCGGCCCACCTGACGAGCCGGGTGGACATCCTGTATGCCTACGCGGGCTGGACCGGCGAGGGCTACGCCGAGGCCGCCGAACGGGCCGACGGGCTGGTGATTGCCGCGCTGGGCACCGGCAACCTGCCCGCCGAACTGCTGCCCCTGATTCAGGCGACCGAGAAACCGGTGGTCATTGCCACCCGCACCCACGCGGGGCCGGTGCTGCCGGTCTATGGCTACGCGGGCGGCGGCGCGACCCTGGTGGCGGCGGGGGCAATTCCGGCCAGCTTTCTGAACGCCCACAAGGCGAGGGTGCTGCTGCTGATCCTGCTGGGCCAGGGCCTGGACCGCGAGCAGATTGCCGCGGTGTTTGACCGGGACGAATTTTAA
- a CDS encoding MFS transporter, protein MSWRFSRQVWLFLSSVFVFGLSQAFTALFLNFYLRALGLGAEWQGLLNALPAVTLAALSLPAVALARRISNAHTLKVGAALGLVGTALLVLANGPALVVLGAIVQGAGAALSIVAGSPFMANQSDERTRVTLFSVQSALMTGAGFLGNLLGGQVPAAYAGWTGTEPDGLGALRAALAVAAGLQLLGLVPVLGLKPSGKTVRQGRSFRVQDKRTMARLVLPNILVGLGAGATIPFLNVFIEGKFGISYAGLGTLFAWTSLATAATALLQPLLVRRLGQLQAVLLVQASSLPFLALLGFAPSLWLVTAALFTRGALMNAAGPVYSAYAMTALPEDDRPMYSAVNVIAWDLGWAASSVLSGVVRGALPFSAAFHALFAWTLLMYAASVLAIYLGLYRPARMKGALAPVSPPA, encoded by the coding sequence CTGTCGTGGCGCTTCTCGCGGCAGGTGTGGCTGTTCCTGAGCTCGGTGTTCGTGTTCGGCCTGTCGCAGGCTTTTACGGCGCTGTTCCTGAATTTCTACCTGCGCGCCCTGGGCCTGGGGGCCGAGTGGCAGGGCCTGCTCAACGCCCTGCCCGCCGTGACCCTGGCGGCCCTGAGCCTGCCGGCGGTGGCGCTGGCCCGGCGCATCAGCAACGCGCACACGCTGAAGGTGGGGGCCGCCCTGGGCCTTGTGGGCACCGCCCTGCTGGTGCTCGCCAACGGCCCCGCGCTGGTGGTCCTGGGGGCCATCGTGCAGGGGGCGGGCGCGGCCCTGAGCATCGTGGCGGGCTCGCCCTTCATGGCCAACCAGAGCGACGAACGCACCCGCGTGACCCTGTTTAGCGTGCAGAGCGCCCTGATGACCGGGGCAGGGTTTCTGGGCAACCTGCTGGGCGGGCAGGTACCGGCCGCCTACGCGGGCTGGACCGGCACCGAGCCAGACGGCCTGGGCGCCCTGCGCGCCGCGCTGGCGGTAGCCGCCGGGCTGCAACTGCTGGGGCTGGTGCCGGTGCTGGGCCTGAAACCCAGCGGCAAAACGGTGCGCCAGGGCCGCAGTTTCCGCGTGCAGGACAAGCGCACCATGGCCCGGCTGGTGCTGCCCAACATTCTGGTGGGGCTGGGCGCCGGGGCCACCATCCCCTTCCTGAACGTGTTTATTGAAGGCAAGTTCGGCATCAGCTACGCCGGGCTGGGCACGCTGTTCGCCTGGACCAGTCTGGCCACCGCCGCCACCGCGCTGCTGCAGCCCCTGCTGGTGCGGCGCCTGGGGCAGCTGCAGGCGGTGCTGCTGGTGCAGGCCAGCAGCCTGCCGTTTCTGGCCCTGCTGGGCTTTGCCCCCAGCCTGTGGCTGGTCACGGCCGCCCTGTTCACCCGCGGCGCCCTGATGAACGCGGCGGGCCCGGTGTACTCCGCCTACGCCATGACCGCGCTGCCCGAGGATGACCGCCCCATGTATTCGGCGGTGAACGTGATCGCCTGGGACCTGGGCTGGGCGGCCAGCAGCGTCCTGTCCGGCGTGGTGCGCGGGGCGCTGCCTTTCTCGGCGGCCTTTCACGCCCTCTTTGCCTGGACGCTGCTGATGTACGCCGCCAGCGTGCTTGCCATCTATCTGGGGCTGTACCGCCCGGCGCGCATGAAGGGGGCCCTGGCCCCGGTGTCACCGCCTGCCTGA
- a CDS encoding zinc ribbon domain-containing protein, whose product MSDTSPLRRLHRVQELDLNLDRLRDEEHNIPDDLRAARAEQERLNNELEDTEITLEGVDKQVRQQELDLAGTREQIARAREEQEKNAFDARAQSQYGSRIQMLSERADEMEEDLGPLKARQQELNERSAALRAQHRTLRPTLNELEGRDEARVQDLRDQGAADRQERADLVAALDARTVREYDLIRRAKKGLGVVEIKAGRCSGCNVNLPVNVQQKAAQGKLPPVKCPSCGRFLIRLDLA is encoded by the coding sequence ATGAGTGACACGTCTCCCCTTCGCCGCCTGCACCGCGTTCAGGAGCTGGACCTGAACCTCGACCGCCTGCGCGACGAGGAACACAACATTCCTGACGATCTGCGCGCCGCCCGCGCCGAGCAGGAGCGCCTGAACAACGAGCTGGAAGACACCGAAATCACCCTGGAGGGCGTGGACAAGCAGGTGCGCCAGCAGGAACTGGACCTGGCCGGCACCCGCGAGCAGATTGCCCGCGCCCGCGAAGAGCAGGAAAAGAACGCCTTTGACGCCCGCGCGCAGTCGCAGTACGGCAGCCGCATTCAGATGCTCTCCGAGCGCGCCGACGAGATGGAAGAGGACCTGGGGCCCCTCAAGGCGCGTCAACAGGAACTCAATGAACGCTCGGCCGCCCTGCGCGCCCAGCACCGCACCCTGCGCCCCACCCTGAATGAACTTGAGGGACGCGACGAAGCCCGCGTGCAGGACCTGCGCGACCAGGGCGCCGCCGACCGCCAGGAACGCGCCGATCTGGTGGCGGCCCTGGACGCCCGCACGGTGCGCGAATACGACCTGATCCGCCGGGCCAAGAAGGGCCTGGGCGTGGTGGAGATCAAGGCCGGGCGCTGCAGCGGCTGCAACGTGAACCTCCCGGTGAACGTGCAGCAGAAAGCCGCCCAGGGCAAACTGCCCCCGGTGAAGTGCCCCAGCTGTGGCCGCTTCCTGATCCGCCTGGATCTGGCTTAA
- a CDS encoding Fic family protein encodes MRPTDFTSRAPGQLITLDSEGAAFVPHPLPPQLHWDGALVRLIGEAERALGELNGVGRRLPNPYLFTRPFINREAVLSSRIEGTQASLSDLYALEAQVPLFPELEVREDAQEVQNYVRALEHGLSSTLPISTRLLREMHAVLMSGVRGQNRAPGELRRSQNWIGPAGARRRDATFVPAPPGPLLEGALNDLERFIHAQNDLPPLVEIALVHYQFEALHPFLDGNGRVGRLLITLLLIQRQLLTQPLLYLSAYFERHRSAYYEHLLAVSQRGEWEAWLAFFLRGVEREAGDAALRAQRLLDLREAWRARYQQERAGSNLLAATDRLLAQPITTAGQLQHALGVVHRSAQLIVDRLLRDGVLVEVTGRQRGRVYMARPVLELLELEQVSEQRPTPGNPIQTLTEP; translated from the coding sequence ATGCGGCCCACGGACTTCACCTCGCGCGCCCCCGGGCAACTGATCACGCTGGACAGCGAAGGCGCCGCCTTTGTGCCACACCCTCTGCCGCCCCAGTTGCACTGGGACGGTGCCCTGGTCCGGCTGATAGGCGAGGCCGAACGGGCGCTGGGCGAACTCAACGGGGTGGGCCGCCGCCTGCCCAACCCTTACCTGTTCACGCGCCCCTTTATAAACCGGGAAGCGGTACTGTCCAGCCGCATTGAAGGCACCCAGGCTTCCCTGAGCGACCTGTACGCCCTGGAGGCGCAGGTGCCCCTGTTCCCAGAGCTGGAGGTCCGCGAAGACGCGCAGGAGGTGCAGAACTACGTGCGGGCGCTGGAGCACGGGCTGTCCTCCACGCTGCCCATCAGCACCCGGCTGCTGCGCGAGATGCACGCGGTGCTGATGAGTGGCGTGCGCGGCCAGAACCGGGCGCCGGGCGAACTGCGCCGGTCGCAGAACTGGATTGGCCCGGCCGGGGCACGGCGGCGGGACGCGACCTTCGTGCCCGCGCCGCCTGGGCCCCTGCTGGAAGGCGCCCTGAACGATCTGGAACGGTTCATTCACGCGCAAAATGACCTGCCGCCCCTGGTCGAGATCGCGCTGGTGCACTACCAGTTTGAGGCACTTCACCCCTTCCTGGACGGCAATGGCCGGGTGGGCCGCCTGTTGATTACCCTGCTCTTGATTCAGCGGCAACTGCTGACCCAACCGCTGCTGTACCTCTCAGCGTATTTCGAGCGCCACCGCAGCGCGTACTACGAGCACCTGCTGGCCGTCAGTCAGCGCGGCGAGTGGGAGGCGTGGCTGGCCTTTTTCCTGCGCGGCGTGGAGCGGGAAGCAGGAGACGCGGCGCTGCGCGCCCAGCGCCTGCTGGACCTGCGCGAGGCGTGGCGCGCCCGCTACCAGCAAGAGCGGGCAGGAAGCAATCTGCTGGCCGCCACCGATCGCCTGCTGGCGCAGCCCATCACCACGGCCGGGCAGCTGCAACACGCACTGGGGGTCGTTCATCGCAGCGCGCAGCTGATCGTGGACCGTCTGCTGCGTGATGGCGTGCTGGTGGAGGTCACCGGCCGGCAGCGGGGCCGCGTGTATATGGCGCGCCCGGTGCTGGAACTCCTGGAATTGGAGCAGGTCTCTGAACAGCGCCCCACCCCAGGCAACCCCATTCAGACCCTCACCGAACCGTAA
- the hemC gene encoding hydroxymethylbilane synthase, with translation MRMVTVGTRGSTLALAQTHWVVARLKEEWPDTDFRIQTISTGGDRNRGSLEAMAQKGDKGFWVKEIEDALLGGRIDIAVHSLKDLPTEQPDGLEVSAIPRRVDARDVLIGKEGMKKLSELPQGARVGTSSVRRKAFLRAYRPDLQIVNLRGNIDTRLAALAGDEYDAIILAAAGLIRTEMRHRIDEFLEPDILLPAPGQGALALETRADDDLSIEVAYAIHDHTTDDRITAEREFLAGLGAGCMAPVGAHATVKGGVLTLEGWVGALDGTKVIRGTTQGDPGECADLGAELAADMLNQGAQALIDAARE, from the coding sequence ATGCGGATGGTGACGGTAGGCACGCGCGGCTCGACTCTGGCGCTCGCACAGACCCACTGGGTGGTGGCCCGGCTGAAAGAGGAATGGCCCGACACGGACTTCCGCATCCAGACGATCAGCACCGGCGGCGACCGCAACCGGGGCAGCCTGGAAGCCATGGCTCAGAAGGGCGACAAGGGCTTCTGGGTCAAGGAAATCGAAGATGCCCTGCTGGGCGGGCGCATTGATATTGCGGTGCATTCCCTCAAGGATCTGCCCACCGAGCAGCCGGACGGCCTGGAGGTCAGCGCCATTCCCCGCCGCGTGGACGCCCGCGACGTGCTGATCGGCAAGGAAGGCATGAAGAAACTCTCGGAGCTGCCGCAGGGCGCCCGGGTGGGCACCAGCAGCGTGCGGCGCAAGGCGTTCCTGCGCGCCTACCGCCCGGACCTGCAGATCGTGAACCTGCGCGGCAACATTGACACCCGCCTTGCCGCGCTGGCTGGCGACGAGTACGACGCGATCATCCTGGCCGCCGCTGGCCTGATCCGCACCGAGATGCGCCACCGCATTGACGAGTTCCTGGAACCCGACATTCTGCTGCCCGCCCCCGGGCAGGGCGCCCTGGCCCTGGAAACCCGCGCCGACGACGACCTGAGCATTGAGGTGGCCTACGCCATCCACGACCACACCACCGATGACCGCATTACGGCCGAGCGCGAGTTCCTGGCCGGGCTGGGCGCCGGGTGCATGGCCCCGGTGGGCGCGCACGCCACCGTCAAGGGCGGCGTGCTGACCCTGGAAGGCTGGGTGGGCGCGCTGGACGGCACCAAGGTGATTCGCGGCACCACCCAGGGCGACCCCGGCGAATGCGCCGATCTGGGCGCCGAACTGGCCGCCGACATGCTGAACCAGGGCGCCCAGGCCCTGATTGACGCCGCCCGGGAGTAA
- a CDS encoding ABC transporter ATP-binding protein, with protein sequence MTPPSPAPSPPPERSSRALAVLGTYLGPLKWQVAALAALLLTGTALNLLLPQLLRRFVDSAKLGAGADVGLLVRLAGLYLVLAVGVQLMTAGATYVGARVGWTATNRLRADLMAHLLSLDMREHKERTPGEMIERIDGDVTALSNFFSQFAVRVFGAALLLTGALIMFFREDWRVGLGVALFTLVTLGAMNRVRKLGVEPTRLEREASARLFGFVEERLSGLDDIRSLGAGEHHLRRFLQTQRTFFTRSITSWRRRSVVWQLSMLLFAIGYVGVLTAAVGLYAAGAISLGTAFLMYQYMTLVEEPIDQLTQQLQDLQKAGASLGRVSELLALKSAVVGGATPLPPGPLALDFEHVTFSYTPEDPASRPVLRDVSLHLPAGQTLGLLGRTGSGKTTLTRLVSRLYDATEGEIRLGGVNVTHTPLQDLRRRVAVVTQDVQLFQASVRDNLSFFDPQVGDDAVEAALREVGLGAWLDRLEEGVRTPLPTGSLSAGEAQLLAFARVLLRDPSLIILDEPSSRLDPATEALLTAAMTRLLSGRTAIIIAHRLDTVARADRILVLGGGEILEHGARDALARDPGSHYAALLRAGVLDDGEGVLA encoded by the coding sequence ATGACCCCGCCCTCCCCCGCCCCCTCGCCCCCACCCGAACGGTCCAGCCGCGCCCTGGCCGTCCTGGGCACCTACCTGGGCCCCCTCAAGTGGCAGGTGGCCGCCTTGGCCGCCCTGCTGCTGACCGGCACAGCACTGAACCTGCTGCTGCCCCAGCTGCTGCGCCGCTTCGTGGACAGCGCCAAGCTGGGCGCCGGGGCCGATGTGGGGCTGCTGGTGCGGCTGGCGGGGCTGTATCTCGTGCTGGCCGTCGGCGTGCAGCTGATGACCGCCGGGGCCACCTACGTGGGCGCCCGGGTGGGCTGGACCGCCACCAACCGCCTGCGCGCGGACCTGATGGCGCACCTTCTGTCTCTGGACATGCGCGAGCACAAGGAACGCACCCCCGGCGAGATGATCGAGCGCATTGACGGCGACGTGACGGCCCTGAGCAACTTCTTCTCGCAGTTCGCGGTGCGGGTCTTTGGCGCGGCCCTGCTGCTGACGGGCGCCCTGATCATGTTCTTCCGCGAAGACTGGCGGGTGGGCCTGGGGGTGGCCCTGTTCACGCTGGTCACGCTGGGCGCCATGAACCGGGTGCGCAAACTGGGTGTGGAACCCACCCGCCTGGAGCGCGAAGCCAGCGCCCGGCTGTTCGGCTTCGTGGAAGAGCGCCTCTCGGGCCTGGACGATATTCGCAGCCTGGGGGCCGGCGAGCACCACCTGCGGCGCTTTTTGCAGACGCAGCGCACCTTTTTTACCCGCTCCATCACCTCCTGGCGGCGCCGGAGCGTGGTGTGGCAGCTGAGCATGCTGCTCTTTGCCATTGGCTATGTGGGCGTGCTGACCGCCGCCGTGGGCCTGTACGCCGCCGGGGCCATCTCATTGGGCACCGCCTTTCTGATGTACCAGTACATGACGCTGGTGGAAGAACCCATTGACCAGCTCACCCAGCAGCTGCAGGACCTGCAAAAGGCCGGGGCCAGCCTGGGGCGCGTGTCCGAACTGCTGGCCCTGAAGAGTGCCGTGGTGGGCGGGGCCACACCCCTGCCCCCCGGACCCCTGGCGCTGGACTTTGAGCACGTCACCTTCTCCTACACCCCCGAGGACCCCGCCAGCCGCCCAGTCCTACGGGACGTGTCGCTGCACCTGCCCGCCGGTCAGACCCTGGGCCTGCTGGGCCGCACCGGCAGCGGCAAGACCACCCTCACCCGCCTGGTCTCCCGCCTCTACGACGCCACCGAGGGCGAGATTCGCCTGGGCGGCGTGAACGTCACCCACACGCCGCTGCAGGACCTGCGCCGCCGCGTGGCCGTGGTCACGCAGGACGTGCAGCTGTTCCAGGCCAGCGTGCGCGATAACCTGAGTTTCTTTGACCCGCAGGTGGGTGACGACGCCGTGGAAGCCGCACTGCGCGAGGTGGGCCTGGGGGCGTGGCTGGACCGGCTGGAAGAGGGTGTGCGCACGCCCCTGCCCACCGGCAGCCTCTCGGCCGGCGAGGCGCAACTGCTGGCCTTTGCCCGCGTGCTGCTGCGCGACCCCAGCCTGATCATCCTCGACGAGCCCAGCAGTCGCCTGGACCCTGCCACCGAGGCCCTGCTGACGGCGGCCATGACCCGCCTGCTGTCCGGGCGCACCGCCATCATCATCGCCCACCGCCTGGACACCGTGGCGCGCGCCGACCGGATCCTGGTGCTGGGCGGCGGCGAGATTCTGGAACACGGCGCGCGCGACGCCCTGGCCCGCGACCCCGGGAGCCACTACGCCGCCCTGCTGCGCGCGGGCGTGCTGGACGACGGCGAAGGGGTGCTGGCATGA